The following proteins come from a genomic window of Gossypium raimondii isolate GPD5lz chromosome 5, ASM2569854v1, whole genome shotgun sequence:
- the LOC105770251 gene encoding 60S ribosomal protein L3 — translation MSHRKFEHPRHGSLGFLPRKRASRHRGKVKAFPKDDPSKPCKLTAFLGYKAGMTHIVREVEKPGSKLHKKETCEAVTIVETPPMVIVGVVGYVKTPRGLRSLNTVWAQHLSEEVKRRFYKHWCKSKKKAFTKYSKRYESEEGKKSIEAQLEKIKKYATVVRVLAHTQIRKMKGLKQKKAHLMEIQVNGGTIADKVDFAYKFFEKQVPIDAVFQKDEMIDIIGVTKGKGYEGVVTRWGVTRLPRKTHRGLRKVACIGAWHPARVSFTVARAGQNGYHHRTEMNKKVYRVGKVGDETHSAITDYDRTEKDITPIGGFPHYGVVKSDYLMIKGGCVGPKKRVVTLRQSLINQTSRVALEEIKLKFIDTSSKFGHGRFQTTQEKQKFYGRLKA, via the exons ATGTCTCACAGGAAGTTTGAACACCCAAGGCATGGCTCCCTTGGATTTCTTCCGAGGAAGCGAGCTTCTCGTCACAGAGGGAAAg TGAAGGCTTTTCCTAAGGATGACCCAAGCAAACCTTGCAAGCTCACTGCCTTTTTGGGCTACAAGGCAGGCATGACACACATTGTCCGAGAGGTCGAAAAACCTGGATCTA AGCTTCACAAGAAAGAGACATGTGAAGCTGTTACGATCGTTGAAACCCCTCCTATGGTGATTGTTGGGGTTGTTGGTTATGTCAAGACACCACGTGGTCTTCGCAGCTTGAACACCGTTTGGGCTCAGCATCTGAGTGAGGAAGTCAAACGTAGGTTCTACAAGCATTGGTGCAAGTCCAAGAAGAAGGCTTTCACCAAGTACTCAAAGCGGTACGAGAGTGAAGAAGGGAAGAAGAGTATCGAGGCTCAGCTGGAAAAGATCAAGAAATATGCCACTGTTGTTAGGGTTTTGGCCCACACACAG ATCAGGAAAATGAAGGGATTGAAGCAGAAGAAAGCACACCTAATGGAGATCCAAGTTAATGGTGGAACTATTGCAGACAAGGTTGATTTTGCTTACAAGTTCTTTGAGAAGCAAGTTCCGATCGATGCTGTTTTCCAGAAGGATGAAATGATTGATATCATCGGTGTCACTAAGGGTAAAGGTTATGAAGGTGTTGTGACTCGTTGGGGTGTCACACGTCTGCCCCGTAAGACCCACAGAGGTTTGCGTAAGGTTGCTTGTATCGGTGCCTGGCATCCTGCTAGAGTCTCCTTTACAGTTGCTAGGGCAGGTCAGAATGGATACCATCATCGTACTGAGATGAACAAGAAGGTTTACCGGGTTGGCAAGGTTGGTGACGAGACCCACTCTGCTATTACCGACTATGACAG GACTGAGAAAGATATCACTCCAATTGGTGGCTTCCCTCACTATGGTGTTGTGAAGAGTGATTATCTGATGATCAAAGGTGGCTGTGTTGGACCTAAGAAGAGGGTGGTTACACTCCGCCAGTCTTTGATTAACCAGACATCTCGTGTAGCTCTAGAGGAAATCAAGCTGAAGTTCATCGACACCTCATCAAAATTCGGGCACGGACGTTTCCAGACTACACAGGAAAAACAGAAATTCTATGGTCGGCTCAAGGCATAA